From a single Hemibagrus wyckioides isolate EC202008001 linkage group LG27, SWU_Hwy_1.0, whole genome shotgun sequence genomic region:
- the uacab gene encoding uveal autoantigen with coiled-coil domains and ankyrin repeats isoform X1, protein MKSLKYRLKKHEVTITNTDWNKYDDRLMKAVEKGEVDKVSAVLSKKGIIPTKLDVEGRSAFHLAASRGHLDCLSAILVHGVDVTANDATGKNALHLAARNGHSLCVQKLLQHNCPVGNVDLQGRTALHDAVMAGCSSSVKLLCDSGASVNASDFDGRTPLVLATQMCHPRICQLLLERGADIRVRDKQNKTALILGCEFACKDAVEVLLKSGADVTAVDSFSHDSYHYARLSKNQELINLVKSYLDNAKAKEASRVELKKRQLSVDVALETSSNRDQIIHDLEKQNESQQEILKKYHLEQRALLDKVSVLQQQLSQEKSMVEDIHKEREHLKRMLSAREKETTAPETVKVQLRSHLGEYSGQSVIKGKETVLVRQGQSLDSAQVLQPSVPSRSISRPLELSHPVIATPNEVETLRQELRSTRKQQEAAQEEIERLQAALTRKTKECEELVQSRDATKRESDRQIQELEGALGDVQKRMLDSESKVKQLQQHVITVKEHLGNQMLDDLKAQLNEVKVKYEGASAEVGRVRNHLKQSEKALEEYKKSEGLLAEDVEKLTGELNALREERDEIAATLLGMETRAKESEKRLGVMVPGEKFDNMKNLLTNAVDEKERQLVELREDYDRVLEEVAELHREVDHRDTVPLQEHERLRVALEEQSDVLKKKLADVTSKCQSLICEVEDGEDEKELLREELHELSKNLQTQFVPLETHEKLERTLSLALEELKDQLDEATGRRTHAEEQLRRLQEEMTSLTENMSILKSTHIPNEKYESEMAALSARKAVMEKDLENLQKKYKDKEKELEVVVAENIALKQSLEGQFVKREVYERVQKELQEALQKAKAEIHKLEEDGKVKEDELKKVKEGSVMLKENLQETLEKDYISIMDHEAMKSQLNRHLAEAENNAKEAFSKYKSIQESTLKLHKEIEDQKKELDTIHEAIQSKFVPVSTLEEKEKAFNTTVKDLREELGKMEEKYKSAKTDVEHERHDKETVKLEMETVQKKLEANMVSSEKYREIEEGYKGQMENLSLKLVELEQQYMEVTVQRAELEEQNSLCNAEMKNLQDRLENEYVHLEKFECMRNSLTCSLQEAQAECKTLTEAYNLEVQRIHKLEKELQSHSTDADLLEQNSHARETLEREVAKLRLALREEEEISAQRAEDVSTLQSELLRATHALDELRSHEGQLVELKAEKQRLEEEVGELSDRLLGLEEQCEELYQDAAKAKDAENRAKMETEALQAKSSSIEKEIQDLKERYDDSLSTIGDLQKRIQTSSEQTEAKDKRITELLADVERLKQALNGLSQLAYTGNTPNKRHAQHIDTLQAQVKSLQQQLADAERQHREVVSIYRTHLLSAAQGHMDEDVQAALLQIIRMRQQFVC, encoded by the exons tttcCATCTCGCTGCCTCCAGAGGACATTTGGATTGCCTTAGCGCCATCCTCGTTCATGGTGTTGATGTCACAGCCAATGATGCCACAG GAAAAAATGCTTTACACTTGGCAGCTCGGAATGGACATTCATTGTGTGTGCAGAAGCTTCTACAG CATAACTGCCCTGTTGGAAATGTGGACCTGCAGGGAAGAACAGCCCTGCATGATGCTG TCATGGCCGGCTGCTCCTCCAGTGTTAAGCTGTTGTGTGACAGTGGGGCTTCGGTCAACGCTAGTGACTTT GATGGGAGAACTCCACTGGTGCTGGCCACTCAGATGTGTCATCCCCGTATCTGTCAGCTCCTGCTGGAACGAGGGGCGGACATCCGAGTGCGCGACAAGCAGAACaa AACCGCCTTGATCCTGGGCTGTGAATTTGCCTGTAAAGATGCTGTAGAGGTTTTGTTGAAGAGTGGCGCTGATGTCACTGCTGTGGACAGCTTCAGCCATGACAGCTATCACTACGCCCGACTCAGCAAAAACCAGGAGCTCATCAACCTGGTCAAGAGCTACCTGGATAATGCAAAAG CCAAAGAAGCCAGCAGAGTGGAGCTGAAGAAGAGACAG CTGTCTGTGGATGTGGCCCTTGAGACGTCATCTAACAGGGATCAGATTATTCAT GATCTTGAGAAGCAGAATGAGAGCCAACAGGAGATTCTGAAGAAGTATCATCTGGAACAGAGAGCTCTACTGGACAAAGTCAGTGTTCTGCAACAGCAGCTCAGTCag GAGAAGTCGATGGTGGAGGACATTCACAAAGAG AGGGAGCATCTGAAGCGCATGCTGTCtgccagagagaaagagaccaCAGCTCCTGAGACTGTGAAGGTTCAGCTCCGGAGCCATCTG GGAGAATACTCGGGCCAGTCCGTGATTAAAG ggaaagaaactgttcttgtCAGACAAGGTCAAAGTCTGGATTCAGCTCAG GTTTTGCAGCCTTCTGTTCCATCACGTTCCATATCCAGGCCATTAGAGCTCTCTCACCCAGTGATTGCAACCCCTAACGAGGTGGAGACATTACGTCAGGAGCTAAGGTCCACCCGTAAGCAGCAGGAGGCTGCACAGGAAGAAATAGAACGCCTCCAGGCAGCGCTCACACGAAAGACCAAGGAGTGTGAAGAGCTTGTCCAGAGTCGTGATGCCACAAAAAGAGAATCAGATCGGCAGATTCAGGAGCTGGAGGGAGCGTTGGGAGACGTCCAGAAGAGGATGCTGGACTCTGAATCTAAGGTCAAGCAGCTACAGCAACATGTGATCACGGTAAAGGAACATCTCGGCAACCAAATGTTAGATGACCTGAAAGCTCAGCTCAATGAGGTCAAGGTTAAATATGAAGGTGCATCAGCTGAGGTCGGCCGAGTCAGGAATCATTTGAAGCAGAGCGAGAAAGCTTTAGAGGAATATAAAAAGAGTGAAGGTCTGTTGGCTGAAGATGTAGAGAAGCTGACAGGTGAGCTGAACGCATTGAGAGAAGAGCGTGATGAGATAGCTGCGACTCTTCTAGGAATGGAGACTCGTGCTAAAGAATCAGAGAAACGTCTGGGTGTCATGGTGCCTGGAGAGAAGTTTGACAACATGAAGAACCTTCTGACTAATGCGGTGGACGAAAAGGAGAGGCAGCTGGTGGAGCTGCGGGAGGATTACGATCGTGTTCTGGAAGAGGTGGCCGAGCTCCACAGGGAGGTGGACCACCGGGACACTGTCCCCCTTCAGGAACATGAGAGACTCAGGGTGGCTCTGGAGGAACAGAGTGATGTACTGAAGAAAAAGTTAGCAGATGTCACTTCTAAATGTCAGTCACTGATCTGTGAAGTCGAGGACGGTGAGGATGAGAAGGAGCTACTTCGAGAAGAGCTGCATGAACTCAGCAAGAACCTCCAGACCCAGTTTGTTCCTCTTGAGACTCATGAGAAATTGGAGAGAACTCTGAGTCTTGCTTTGGAGGAGCTTAAGGACCAGCTTGATGAAGCAACCGGAAGAAGAACTCATGCTGAAGAGCAGTTGAGGAGGCTCCAAGAGGAGATGACTTCTCTGACTGAAAACATGAGCATCCTGAAGAGCACGCACATACCCAACGAAAAGTACGAAAGTGAAATGGCTGCACTTTCAGCCCGTAAAGCAGTGATGGAAAAGGATCTAGAGAATCTCCAAAAGAAGTACAAAGATAAAGAGAAGGAGCTTGAGGTTGTGGTTGCTGAGAACATTGCACTGAAACAGAGCTTGGAAGGACAGTTTGTTAAAAGAGAAGTATATGAGAGAGTGCAGAAAGAGTTACAAGAAGCTTTGCAGAAAGCCAAGGCAGAAATTCACAAATTGGAAGAAGATGGAAAAGTTAAAGAAGACGAGTTGAAGAAGGTGAAAGAGGGAAGCGTTATGTTAAAAGAAAACCTGCAGGAGACATTGGAAAAGGACTATATTAGCATTATGGACCATGAGGCAATGAAAAGCCAGTTAAACAGACATTTAGCTGAAGCAGAAAATAATGCTAAAGAAGCATTTTCCAAGTACAAGTCTATTCAAGAAAGTACTTTAAAACTTCACAAAGAAATTGAAGATCAGAAGAAAGAGCTGGACACTATTCATGAAGCCATTCAATCGAAATTTGTGCCAGTGAGTACCctggaggaaaaggaaaaggctTTCAATACCACTGTGAAGGATCTAAGAGAGGAATTAGGAAAAATGGAAGAGAAATACAAAAGTGCAAAGACTGACGTGGAACATGAGAGACATGACAAAGAGACTGTGAAATTAGAGATGGAAACTGTGCAGAAGAAACTGGAGGCAAACATGGTGTCTAGtgaaaaatacagagaaatagaAGAGGGCTATAAAGGCCAGATGGAGAACTTGAGTCTAAAGTTAGTGGAACTGGAACAGCAGTACATGGAGGTAACTGTTCAGAGAGCTGAACTGGAGGAGCAGAACTCGCTCTGCAATGCTGAAATGAAGAACCTTCAAGACCGTCTAGAAAATGAGTATGTTCATCTTGAGAAGTTTGAGTGCATGAGGAACTCGCTGACCTGCAGTTTGCAGGAGGCACAGGCTGAGTGCAAGACCCTCACTGAGGCCTACAATTTGGAGGTCCAGCGCATCCACAAACTGGAGAAAGAGCTGCAGAGTCACAGTACTGATGCTGACTTACTGGAGCAAAACAGCCATGCCAGAGAGACCCTGGAGAGAGAAGTGGCCAAGCTCCGTTTGGCCCTGAGGGAAGAAGAGGAGATCAGTGCCCAGAGGGCTGAGGACGTCTCCACTCTGCAGTCAGAGCTCCTTAGAGCAACACATGCTTTGGATGAACTTCGCAGTCATGAAGGTCAGTTGGTCGAGCTCAAAGCTGAGAAGCAGAGGCTAGAGGAGGAGGTAGGGGAGCTCAGTGATAGGCTCTTAGGTCTAGAAGAGCAGTGCGAGGAACTATACCAGGATGCAGCCAAGGCGAAAGATGCCGAGAATAGAGCAAAGATGGAGACTGAGGCCCTGCAGGCCAAAAGCAGCTCGATTGAGAAAGAGATCCAAGATCTTAAAGAGAGATACGATGACTCACTCAGCACCATCGGAGACCTCCAGAAAAGGATTCAGACTTCCTCAGAGCAGACCGAGGCCAAAGACAAAAGG atcaCAGAGCTGTTGGCAGATGTGGAGAGGTTGAAACAGGCTCTCAATGGTCTGTCCCAGCTGGCTTACACTGGCAACACTCCCAACAAGAGACACGCTCAACACATTGACACACTCCAGGCGCAGGTCAAGAGCCTCCAGCAGCAGCTGGCT
- the uacab gene encoding uveal autoantigen with coiled-coil domains and ankyrin repeats protein isoform X2 has translation MSRWLKCTSLYFNTDWNKYDDRLMKAVEKGEVDKVSAVLSKKGIIPTKLDVEGRSAFHLAASRGHLDCLSAILVHGVDVTANDATGKNALHLAARNGHSLCVQKLLQHNCPVGNVDLQGRTALHDAVMAGCSSSVKLLCDSGASVNASDFDGRTPLVLATQMCHPRICQLLLERGADIRVRDKQNKTALILGCEFACKDAVEVLLKSGADVTAVDSFSHDSYHYARLSKNQELINLVKSYLDNAKAKEASRVELKKRQLSVDVALETSSNRDQIIHDLEKQNESQQEILKKYHLEQRALLDKVSVLQQQLSQEKSMVEDIHKEREHLKRMLSAREKETTAPETVKVQLRSHLGEYSGQSVIKGKETVLVRQGQSLDSAQVLQPSVPSRSISRPLELSHPVIATPNEVETLRQELRSTRKQQEAAQEEIERLQAALTRKTKECEELVQSRDATKRESDRQIQELEGALGDVQKRMLDSESKVKQLQQHVITVKEHLGNQMLDDLKAQLNEVKVKYEGASAEVGRVRNHLKQSEKALEEYKKSEGLLAEDVEKLTGELNALREERDEIAATLLGMETRAKESEKRLGVMVPGEKFDNMKNLLTNAVDEKERQLVELREDYDRVLEEVAELHREVDHRDTVPLQEHERLRVALEEQSDVLKKKLADVTSKCQSLICEVEDGEDEKELLREELHELSKNLQTQFVPLETHEKLERTLSLALEELKDQLDEATGRRTHAEEQLRRLQEEMTSLTENMSILKSTHIPNEKYESEMAALSARKAVMEKDLENLQKKYKDKEKELEVVVAENIALKQSLEGQFVKREVYERVQKELQEALQKAKAEIHKLEEDGKVKEDELKKVKEGSVMLKENLQETLEKDYISIMDHEAMKSQLNRHLAEAENNAKEAFSKYKSIQESTLKLHKEIEDQKKELDTIHEAIQSKFVPVSTLEEKEKAFNTTVKDLREELGKMEEKYKSAKTDVEHERHDKETVKLEMETVQKKLEANMVSSEKYREIEEGYKGQMENLSLKLVELEQQYMEVTVQRAELEEQNSLCNAEMKNLQDRLENEYVHLEKFECMRNSLTCSLQEAQAECKTLTEAYNLEVQRIHKLEKELQSHSTDADLLEQNSHARETLEREVAKLRLALREEEEISAQRAEDVSTLQSELLRATHALDELRSHEGQLVELKAEKQRLEEEVGELSDRLLGLEEQCEELYQDAAKAKDAENRAKMETEALQAKSSSIEKEIQDLKERYDDSLSTIGDLQKRIQTSSEQTEAKDKRITELLADVERLKQALNGLSQLAYTGNTPNKRHAQHIDTLQAQVKSLQQQLADAERQHREVVSIYRTHLLSAAQGHMDEDVQAALLQIIRMRQQFVC, from the exons tttcCATCTCGCTGCCTCCAGAGGACATTTGGATTGCCTTAGCGCCATCCTCGTTCATGGTGTTGATGTCACAGCCAATGATGCCACAG GAAAAAATGCTTTACACTTGGCAGCTCGGAATGGACATTCATTGTGTGTGCAGAAGCTTCTACAG CATAACTGCCCTGTTGGAAATGTGGACCTGCAGGGAAGAACAGCCCTGCATGATGCTG TCATGGCCGGCTGCTCCTCCAGTGTTAAGCTGTTGTGTGACAGTGGGGCTTCGGTCAACGCTAGTGACTTT GATGGGAGAACTCCACTGGTGCTGGCCACTCAGATGTGTCATCCCCGTATCTGTCAGCTCCTGCTGGAACGAGGGGCGGACATCCGAGTGCGCGACAAGCAGAACaa AACCGCCTTGATCCTGGGCTGTGAATTTGCCTGTAAAGATGCTGTAGAGGTTTTGTTGAAGAGTGGCGCTGATGTCACTGCTGTGGACAGCTTCAGCCATGACAGCTATCACTACGCCCGACTCAGCAAAAACCAGGAGCTCATCAACCTGGTCAAGAGCTACCTGGATAATGCAAAAG CCAAAGAAGCCAGCAGAGTGGAGCTGAAGAAGAGACAG CTGTCTGTGGATGTGGCCCTTGAGACGTCATCTAACAGGGATCAGATTATTCAT GATCTTGAGAAGCAGAATGAGAGCCAACAGGAGATTCTGAAGAAGTATCATCTGGAACAGAGAGCTCTACTGGACAAAGTCAGTGTTCTGCAACAGCAGCTCAGTCag GAGAAGTCGATGGTGGAGGACATTCACAAAGAG AGGGAGCATCTGAAGCGCATGCTGTCtgccagagagaaagagaccaCAGCTCCTGAGACTGTGAAGGTTCAGCTCCGGAGCCATCTG GGAGAATACTCGGGCCAGTCCGTGATTAAAG ggaaagaaactgttcttgtCAGACAAGGTCAAAGTCTGGATTCAGCTCAG GTTTTGCAGCCTTCTGTTCCATCACGTTCCATATCCAGGCCATTAGAGCTCTCTCACCCAGTGATTGCAACCCCTAACGAGGTGGAGACATTACGTCAGGAGCTAAGGTCCACCCGTAAGCAGCAGGAGGCTGCACAGGAAGAAATAGAACGCCTCCAGGCAGCGCTCACACGAAAGACCAAGGAGTGTGAAGAGCTTGTCCAGAGTCGTGATGCCACAAAAAGAGAATCAGATCGGCAGATTCAGGAGCTGGAGGGAGCGTTGGGAGACGTCCAGAAGAGGATGCTGGACTCTGAATCTAAGGTCAAGCAGCTACAGCAACATGTGATCACGGTAAAGGAACATCTCGGCAACCAAATGTTAGATGACCTGAAAGCTCAGCTCAATGAGGTCAAGGTTAAATATGAAGGTGCATCAGCTGAGGTCGGCCGAGTCAGGAATCATTTGAAGCAGAGCGAGAAAGCTTTAGAGGAATATAAAAAGAGTGAAGGTCTGTTGGCTGAAGATGTAGAGAAGCTGACAGGTGAGCTGAACGCATTGAGAGAAGAGCGTGATGAGATAGCTGCGACTCTTCTAGGAATGGAGACTCGTGCTAAAGAATCAGAGAAACGTCTGGGTGTCATGGTGCCTGGAGAGAAGTTTGACAACATGAAGAACCTTCTGACTAATGCGGTGGACGAAAAGGAGAGGCAGCTGGTGGAGCTGCGGGAGGATTACGATCGTGTTCTGGAAGAGGTGGCCGAGCTCCACAGGGAGGTGGACCACCGGGACACTGTCCCCCTTCAGGAACATGAGAGACTCAGGGTGGCTCTGGAGGAACAGAGTGATGTACTGAAGAAAAAGTTAGCAGATGTCACTTCTAAATGTCAGTCACTGATCTGTGAAGTCGAGGACGGTGAGGATGAGAAGGAGCTACTTCGAGAAGAGCTGCATGAACTCAGCAAGAACCTCCAGACCCAGTTTGTTCCTCTTGAGACTCATGAGAAATTGGAGAGAACTCTGAGTCTTGCTTTGGAGGAGCTTAAGGACCAGCTTGATGAAGCAACCGGAAGAAGAACTCATGCTGAAGAGCAGTTGAGGAGGCTCCAAGAGGAGATGACTTCTCTGACTGAAAACATGAGCATCCTGAAGAGCACGCACATACCCAACGAAAAGTACGAAAGTGAAATGGCTGCACTTTCAGCCCGTAAAGCAGTGATGGAAAAGGATCTAGAGAATCTCCAAAAGAAGTACAAAGATAAAGAGAAGGAGCTTGAGGTTGTGGTTGCTGAGAACATTGCACTGAAACAGAGCTTGGAAGGACAGTTTGTTAAAAGAGAAGTATATGAGAGAGTGCAGAAAGAGTTACAAGAAGCTTTGCAGAAAGCCAAGGCAGAAATTCACAAATTGGAAGAAGATGGAAAAGTTAAAGAAGACGAGTTGAAGAAGGTGAAAGAGGGAAGCGTTATGTTAAAAGAAAACCTGCAGGAGACATTGGAAAAGGACTATATTAGCATTATGGACCATGAGGCAATGAAAAGCCAGTTAAACAGACATTTAGCTGAAGCAGAAAATAATGCTAAAGAAGCATTTTCCAAGTACAAGTCTATTCAAGAAAGTACTTTAAAACTTCACAAAGAAATTGAAGATCAGAAGAAAGAGCTGGACACTATTCATGAAGCCATTCAATCGAAATTTGTGCCAGTGAGTACCctggaggaaaaggaaaaggctTTCAATACCACTGTGAAGGATCTAAGAGAGGAATTAGGAAAAATGGAAGAGAAATACAAAAGTGCAAAGACTGACGTGGAACATGAGAGACATGACAAAGAGACTGTGAAATTAGAGATGGAAACTGTGCAGAAGAAACTGGAGGCAAACATGGTGTCTAGtgaaaaatacagagaaatagaAGAGGGCTATAAAGGCCAGATGGAGAACTTGAGTCTAAAGTTAGTGGAACTGGAACAGCAGTACATGGAGGTAACTGTTCAGAGAGCTGAACTGGAGGAGCAGAACTCGCTCTGCAATGCTGAAATGAAGAACCTTCAAGACCGTCTAGAAAATGAGTATGTTCATCTTGAGAAGTTTGAGTGCATGAGGAACTCGCTGACCTGCAGTTTGCAGGAGGCACAGGCTGAGTGCAAGACCCTCACTGAGGCCTACAATTTGGAGGTCCAGCGCATCCACAAACTGGAGAAAGAGCTGCAGAGTCACAGTACTGATGCTGACTTACTGGAGCAAAACAGCCATGCCAGAGAGACCCTGGAGAGAGAAGTGGCCAAGCTCCGTTTGGCCCTGAGGGAAGAAGAGGAGATCAGTGCCCAGAGGGCTGAGGACGTCTCCACTCTGCAGTCAGAGCTCCTTAGAGCAACACATGCTTTGGATGAACTTCGCAGTCATGAAGGTCAGTTGGTCGAGCTCAAAGCTGAGAAGCAGAGGCTAGAGGAGGAGGTAGGGGAGCTCAGTGATAGGCTCTTAGGTCTAGAAGAGCAGTGCGAGGAACTATACCAGGATGCAGCCAAGGCGAAAGATGCCGAGAATAGAGCAAAGATGGAGACTGAGGCCCTGCAGGCCAAAAGCAGCTCGATTGAGAAAGAGATCCAAGATCTTAAAGAGAGATACGATGACTCACTCAGCACCATCGGAGACCTCCAGAAAAGGATTCAGACTTCCTCAGAGCAGACCGAGGCCAAAGACAAAAGG atcaCAGAGCTGTTGGCAGATGTGGAGAGGTTGAAACAGGCTCTCAATGGTCTGTCCCAGCTGGCTTACACTGGCAACACTCCCAACAAGAGACACGCTCAACACATTGACACACTCCAGGCGCAGGTCAAGAGCCTCCAGCAGCAGCTGGCT